Genomic segment of Mixophyes fleayi isolate aMixFle1 chromosome 4 unlocalized genomic scaffold, aMixFle1.hap1 SUPER_4_unloc_4, whole genome shotgun sequence:
AGCtgtaagtgacagggagggatcctgtgatccctccacacatgcgctgtccagctctgctcttcggagcagagatgacagcattggattttttcggaacttgttagatttcagctgggagcagtcaccatactgttgaatgtcaACTACTCctaaaaacgaagaggagtgcaaagcagcagatatccacgatatctgctgcaatgcacttttcataaatttgcggaggacacccaggaagcttaatttgccggtaagagcactatcatgctttcttaaatataccccatggtgagaGACAGAGGGTAGATAAAGGAGAGGGAATGGAAGGACTGCATGGAGTGGAGGAGGGGTAtatgagaaggggaggggagcatgAGGGAACAAAGAGTTGTGCGTGTTTATGATGACCACAGTTTAGcttaaaaaggaacaaaaagaTTGTAACTGTGCTCTAACACTGCCCACAAATTATGTTACATGTGAAAACTTAAgttgtgttattttatgtgtCTCTGGATAAAAGGTAATCTGTCTGCTCTATATTGCTTGGcatctgtgaggataccagggtaACGCATAGCCCATGTTTGTTGCCAGCTTACTGACTGGCCCAAAAGCAACCTTATTTGCCAAGCTATCACCTGCCTCAGAAAGGGAAACCTTTTGTCATATGATATAACCCTGAGAGACCATATTCTAATGGCACGGTGACATACATGGTTATACTATACACGTGGAGCATTTTGGAGAAGTGTGACTGGCATATTTCAGAGAACAGGGGGACTCCAACGGGTACTGGACCTTTATTGATGTTGCTGGGTACTTGTGTGATGGATTGATATCGGCTTAGTTTTAAgagaataccaataaaaataagaaaaaactaaaatgtgaAGAAAGTGTTGACTGCAATTTCTGGCTGTTCGGTGGCAAGAAATGATCGGCGGATCCCAATAACTGGTGGTGAGCATGGGGTTAATGGTGGCTGTTTTCCCCACACAGTAAATAGAACATCTGTTTGAACGCTGCGTGGAAACAAAGTAATGCTTTCCCGCTCAAATCCTTTCATTCCCGAGTTGCTAATAAGACTTAGTATACCGTTGATCTGGGAAGTACGTTACTACTGGCGGGTTAATTTGAAATAGTCCACAGTTTATTTAAGCCAATCAAAGGAGGGGGGCATGCTTAACTCATCCAATCATCGTGCAGCGCTATGTATAAATAAGATTGTTAAGCTGCCGTCtttaatattcattataattTTGAATAATGGCTAGAACTAAGCAAACCGCTCGCAAGTCCACCGGCGGGAAAGCTCCCCGCAAGCAGCTGGCGACCAAAGCTGCCAGGAAAAGCGCCCCAGCTACTGGCGGCGTGAAGAAGCCTCACCGCTACCGTCCCGGCACTGTTGCTCTGCGAGAGATCCGCCGCTACCAGAAGTCCACCGAGCTGCTGATCCGCAAGTTGCCCTTCCAGCGCTTAGTACGTGAGATCGCCCAGGACTTCAAGACCGACCTGCGCTTCCAGAGCTCAGCAGTCATGGCTCTGCAAGAGGCCAGCGAGGCTTATCTGGTGGGGCTCTTCGAGGACACCAACCTGTGCGCCATCCACGCCAAGAGAGTGACCATCATGCCCAAAGACATCCAGCTGGCCCGCAGGATCCGAGGGGAGAGAGCATAGATACTCGTCCCTCCTAcgtacacagcacaaaggctcttttcagagccaccaaatGCGCATTCGAACGAGCTGTATCCTCCCATCTACCCAGCTTTCCGACATGATATGACCTGGGAGGGGCGGGTGCTTTATACATGTTGAGATCTAAAACCTGTTTTAAAAGttatcccgtttttttaagtgttACTGTAACGTCCCTAAAATTCATTTTAACAACAGTTCTCCCTTCGGTGCAGGACGAAACATTGCCTGGGTCTATACTGGTTCCTAGAGTAACTAAAGTACGTCTGGGTTACCCAATGGGCGAGAGCTGATTCATTCTACAAGCCGTTAAATAGATGctgcaagacagacaaaatattaaattgaagTCGGCTTATTTAGAACGTTGGCTGGTAgaattgtatgtattgtaataaACATTCGTACAGGGGATGGTGGTGGTACAGTATAGGAAAACCTGTTATCCATGACTTACAGGGAATGTGAATACAGCCCGATCAGAGAGAaggtgggtggctctgaaaagagcctttgtggtcTCAGGATATCACGGGTGAATTATTTGGCGCTGGTGTATTTGGTGACGGCCTTGGTGCCCTCGGACACGGCGTGCTTGGCCAGCTCTCCGGGCAGCAGCAGACGTACGGCGGTCTGGATCTCCCtggaggtgatggtggagcgcttgttgtagtgagccaggcgGGAAGCTTCTCCAGCAATGCGCTCAAAGATGTCGTTGACGAAGGAGTTCATGATGCCCATGGCCTTAGAGGAGATGCCGGTGTCGGGGTGGACCTGCTTCAGCACCTTGTAGACATAAATAGCATAACTCTCCTTCCTGCTCTTTCTCCGCTTCTTgccatctttcttctgggtcttggtGACGGCTTTCTTTGAGCCCTTTTTGGCTGCTGGGGCAGACTTGGCTGGTTCAGGCATTATAGCGACAAAACGATCCCAATCACAATGTGCAGAAACTGTTCCTGATCTCTCCCACAGCCGCTCTATTTATAGGCAGCCCATGTAAATGAGACCCACAGTCTGCTCTGTGCACTATTGGATGTTGTGCGATGTCAAATCCCACCCGCTGCTGCGGATTGGTGTTTGTTTGAACTTGAGCGGCACTAGCTAATTTGATAGCGGACCAATGAGAGAAGGGTGTCTGTCCCTACAGCGTATAAATATACGGAGGCGGGACAGATAGCCTTATTGTTGTAGGTTGACTTACACATAAGTTGAAATGTCTGGAAGAGGCAAACAGGGCGGTAAGACCCGTGCTAAGGCCAAGACTCGCTCATCTCGAGCCGGTCTCCAATTCCCGGTCGGTCGCGTTCACCGTCTGCTGAGGAAGGGGAACTATGCGGAGCGTGTGGGAGCTGGCGCCCCGGTGTATCTGGCAGCGGTGCTGGAGTACCTGACTGCTGAGATTCTGGAGCTGGCTGGGAATGCCgcccgtgataacaagaagacccgCATCATCCCCCGTCACCTACAGCTGGCTGTGCGCAACGATGAAGAGCTCAACAAGCTACTCGGTGGGGTGACTATCGCCCAAGGAGGagtcctgcccaacatccaggccgtCCTACTGCCCAAGAAAACCGAGAGCCATAAACCGACCAAGAGCAAGTAATTTCCTGCTGGATAATTGTccccacaacacaaaggctcttttcagagccacccaccccGTCCCTAAAGAGCTGATCCACGACTATAACATCACGCTTTAGCTGTGTGTTAACTTGAGTTAGACGAGGTTACATTGTAATGCTCGTTAAATAACGGACACAGTTGAACTAAACTCCCCCATCCAGATTGGCGGTGTCGTCTATTAAACAAAAGTGAACCATATATGGCACTGTCACGGTGCACTGACGTTACGTTTAAACAAGCTGCAGACACCTTATAATAAGACGGCAGGAGTCAGTATATACGGCTATAATCTCTTTTCTCGCACCACCGCCGGAAAGAAACAGCTACTCTAGAGCTCCGCTTCATAGCGCACACATCCACCCCCATAGAGTAACAGAAAAGTGTGTGGAGGGGGATATATACTATATAGCTCTGTCGAGACCgagtgggtggctctgaaaagagcctttgtgtgatTGACAGGAGTGCGGCTCCAAGTTACTTCTTCTTAGGAGCAGCCTTCTTCggcttagctgcctttttagccgggctcttggctactttgggcttagctgcctttttagccGGACTCTTAGCCactttgggcttagctgcctttttagccgggctcttggccgCCTTCTTGGGTTTCACAGCAGGTTTCGGCTTCTTAGGGCTTTTTACTGCTTTCTTGGCTGCTGCCGGTTTCTTGGCCTTTTTCGGGCTCTTGGCTGCGCTGGGAGACTTCTTCGGGGACTTGGGCACTTTCTTGGCTGCCGCTTTCTTGGGTTTAACCACCGCCACCTTCTTCTTAGCTGCCTTATCCttgctctccagctgcttcttGTTGAGCTTGAAGGAACCGGAGGCGCCGCTGCCTTTCACCTGGATCAGGGTCTCTTTCGTCACCAAGCTCTTGAGCGCCACTTTCAGGCGGCTGTTATTCTTCTCCACATCGTAACCTCCAGCAGCGAGGGTCTTCTTCAGGGCGGCCAGGGAAACACCGCTGCGCTCCTTGGATGCGGACACGCATTTTACAATCTGCTCAGACACGCTTGGACCGGACGTTTTGTTGCCCTTCTTGGAGCTTCCTGCAGCTGCTTTCTTCGGCTGACGCTTTCCCTTGACGGGGGCCTCTGCTGGAGCAGCGGGCGCTGCGGCTGGAGCTGTCTCTGACATTTTCCGTGCACCAAATAGAAACAaaacttttacatgcagataatcATCAACTGAGTTGTTATATAGAGCCCAGGAATGCGAAGCCATTGGCTGTGGTGAAGAGCCAATCATGTGCGCAGATTCCGGGGGTATTGTTACCACGCCCATTATCCTCATGGACGCCGTTCTAGAATGTCGGCTCCCGCTTTGTGTTTCTATGGCTGAAAGAAATGAGTTTAATATGAAGTGTAATAATACCGGCTCGTTGTCCTTTATTTCATCAGCACATTGTGACGCCCTTTCgtcgtgtgtagactttttatattgagGAACCCCGGGCAAATACACTGAAAATACACACAACACCCCCATCTCCCTAAATCTCCTCTCTGTATCTTAACTTATGATCAAATACGTGGATGCGCCCAAAGAAAGCTCCCGGATCCCCCAGTGACTGAGCAGAGTAAACCTTCCTACTTCTCTTTTTATGTCATGTTTCACTTCTCACGTCTTATTTCTACCTTTTTAAACCTTCAGACTCCTGTGAGACTGTCACGTTACACAGATGTTCCATACTGACAGGCATACAGTCATGCATCACAATCGTCAGCTCTGTATATGTCCAGTAATCACTATTCCCGATTTAACATTTGCGACAGTCTCCTACCAGACAACACTGAAAGGATGGTCACACGGCAGTTTGAACACGGAGCATGCAGAATGCAGCCACCGCCGCTGAATAAATGGTCACAGACTGGTACAGAAAGTGAGTGAAAGTGCAAGCAGCGCTTTATTCCCAGCCTGAGAGCTCagaaaacagaaatatatactgaGTTAACCGAACACATCTACGTTCTGCGTTCTAACAACAAAAGGTCGCCCTGATTGACATTACAGGGCCAAAATATAATTGTACTACAACGGCCTGAAAACTGGCAGTGTTGGTATGACTCAGGAACCTGTTGCTTGGTGCTCCTCCCCTAATTCCATCAAGTTCCCAATCAGGTCCGCCTATCCTGTATAAAAGGACAGCTTGTCTAGCGTGTAACTTAGTTCGTTTGTTGTAGACGGAAAGAAGATTACTTTTGAACATGTCTGGCAGAGGGAAAGGCGGTAAAGGACTCGGAAAAGGAGGCGCCAAGAGGCACAGGAAAGTCTTGCGGGATAATATCCAGGGTATCACAAAGCCCGCGATCCGCCGCCTGGCTCGTAGAGGAGGTGTGAAGCGTATTTCTGGCCTCATTTATGAAGAGACCCGTGGGGTGCTGAAGGTTTTCCTGGAGAACGTCATCCGGGACGCCGTCACCTACACTGAGCACGCCAAGCGGAAGACTGTCACCGCTATGGATGTGGTCTATGCTCTGAAGAGACAGGGCCGCACTCTGTATGGATTCGGAGGCTGAGCACTGACTCCTCTCGTCTAATTTCATTACACACACAAAGGTCCTTTTCAGGGCcgcccatctcttccattggaGAGCTGTAATATTGCCCTAGTACTCGGTAGAATGTGTGGAATTCTCCCCACTATATATCGGTGATCTGTTTAACTTTTGTATCCTCGAGGATACACGATTAGCTATTTGAAACATATGCAAAGGTGATCGCTGCGTGTCAGTGTTGCCTTAGAAAAGTTTGTTAATAAGAGACTATCGCGTCCTGCTGGTAACAATGCACGATTGTAAAGCATAccagattatataataattacatcTTGCACAGATACCTTTGCTGAGTAAATGTGACCAGTGGTATTGCAGTCTGTGTAAAACATTAAACGGTGCAACTCACGATTTGAACAATATATTATCTTTCCAGAAAACTCTAAATATGTGTCCCTATAATTGATATCTTGGTGCAGACTTTATAATATATGTGAGGTCTGGTAAGAGCAGGGAGATGGCATGAATGAAAGTAAAGTTTAAGTCAGCCTGGCTCATTCCCTCTTACATTTCAAAGGACAGCAGAAAGCATTCACCACAGAACTGGGTATTTGTTTTAATCATACATACAATAGTTTTAATTCATAGCATGGGACAATGTAGCACTGTGAAAATGGAGATGTGATTGCCACTGTTCATGCAGCGGTTATGatacatagtaaatataatatgtgaTTTGACACTGTATATTAAATCTGTTCTTTGTTTCAGTCTGTACACTTCCCTGCATTCTAAGAGAGACTGTTACAATATGACTCAATACATATGTTAGTCCTGTTTTTGTATTGTGACATATTAGCTGTATAACTGACATA
This window contains:
- the LOC142111749 gene encoding histone H3; the protein is MARTKQTARKSTGGKAPRKQLATKAARKSAPATGGVKKPHRYRPGTVALREIRRYQKSTELLIRKLPFQRLVREIAQDFKTDLRFQSSAVMALQEASEAYLVGLFEDTNLCAIHAKRVTIMPKDIQLARRIRGERA
- the LOC142111744 gene encoding histone H2B 1.1 is translated as MPEPAKSAPAAKKGSKKAVTKTQKKDGKKRRKSRKESYAIYVYKVLKQVHPDTGISSKAMGIMNSFVNDIFERIAGEASRLAHYNKRSTITSREIQTAVRLLLPGELAKHAVSEGTKAVTKYTSAK
- the LOC142111676 gene encoding histone H2A type 1-like — its product is MSGRGKQGGKTRAKAKTRSSRAGLQFPVGRVHRLLRKGNYAERVGAGAPVYLAAVLEYLTAEILELAGNAARDNKKTRIIPRHLQLAVRNDEELNKLLGGVTIAQGGVLPNIQAVLLPKKTESHKPTKSK
- the LOC142111690 gene encoding uncharacterized protein LOC142111690 yields the protein MRIMGVVTIPPESAHMIGSSPQPMASHSWALYNNSVDDYLHVKVLFLFGARKMSETAPAAAPAAPAEAPVKGKRQPKKAAAGSSKKGNKTSGPSVSEQIVKCVSASKERSGVSLAALKKTLAAGGYDVEKNNSRLKVALKSLVTKETLIQVKGSGASGSFKLNKKQLESKDKAAKKKVAVVKPKKAAAKKVPKSPKKSPSAAKSPKKAKKPAAAKKAVKSPKKPKPAVKPKKAAKSPAKKAAKPKVAKSPAKKAAKPKVAKSPAKKAAKPKKAAPKKK
- the LOC142111701 gene encoding histone H4, which encodes MSGRGKGGKGLGKGGAKRHRKVLRDNIQGITKPAIRRLARRGGVKRISGLIYEETRGVLKVFLENVIRDAVTYTEHAKRKTVTAMDVVYALKRQGRTLYGFGG